Below is a window of Procambarus clarkii isolate CNS0578487 chromosome 19, FALCON_Pclarkii_2.0, whole genome shotgun sequence DNA.
ttgataaAGGATCTCAAAAGACTTTATGACTTCTAAGTGCTGACGTCACACACGTAAGACTACGGAGTGCTGACGTCACACACGTAAGACTACTGAGTGCTGACGTCACACACGTAAGACTACTGAGTGCTGACGTCACACACGTAAGGCTACTGAGTGCTGACGTCACACACGTAAGACTACTGAGTGCTGACGTCACACACGTAAGACTACTGAGTGCTGGCGTCACACACGTAAGACTACTGAGTGCTGACGTCACACACGTAAGGCTATTGAGTGCAGACGATGCATTCATAAGACTATTGAGTGCAGACGATGCATACATAAGACTATTGAGTGCAAACGATGCATTCATAAGACTATTGAGTGCAGACGATGAATGCGTAAGACTATTGAGTGCAGACGATGAATGCGTAAGACTATTGAGTGCAGACGATGTTTACTCAAGACTACCGAGTGGAGCCTCACACAGGTAAGACAACTGAGTACATACGTTATtcagtttcacacacacacacacacacacacatataggggcctcgtagcctggtggatagcgcgcaggactcgtaattccgtggcgcgggttcgattcccgcacgaggcagaaacaaatgggcaaagtttctttcaccctgaatgcccctgttacctagcagtaaataggtacctgggaattagtcagctgtcacgggctgcttcccggggtgtgtgtgtgtgtgtggtgtggaaaaaaaagtagtaaacagttgagaggcgggccgaaagagcaaagctcaacccccgcaaaacacaactaggtgaacataactaggtgaacaactaggcgaacacacacacacacctcttagaccgttgagaggcggaaccaaagagccagagctcaacccccgcaagcacaattatgtaagtacacatacgcacacacaccacacacacgcgcacgaaggcaccctgaatgcagtgtgtaTTTCTCCTctctatcgccacactgaggcgctggaaaaggaagctggcagctatagggttctcttgttgtttcaattagcctagaacccagttccttaaaaaaactggtggcactcttaccccaggcgccgagtgtctcagaagcattggggacaaaattgtagtggtgatccagctctctgtacttacgggatttggctgattccctgtgagttgcagcgccacctggttgtgcaacactcaaatcagtgtaggtgttagccagggttgatacgcacgtgtattcCCACACCAACTGGTTGCCATTTTTCCAGGCGTTCACAGTGATACCATCTGGGTGactaataagagcatcagagttatgggGTGTTAGGTAATGAGGCTCTCTCTCGGCTGGGCATACAGCTGTGGTAagactcctcttgatgatgtcgttaacttcactgtgtctcgagtgccatccccctgtgctttggcagagcaggccatggtgaccgtacctgtcagccaccacctcgccccaAATACACCaatatttggtgtggattggggcagcaaggcggagggccacagcaattcagagGGCGTGTGGTGCAAGACGTGTGCCAGACATTGGGGTTGCTTACAGAAAATcctctgcatgtggggctgctgctgctgctgtgaggcgagcaatgtcgtgttgtgttgttgcagcacccaggcactctgcagcaacttggtctacaatggggccatcccagctggattgcttgtgggcttttgaggaTGGTGGTTAAGGTGATGCGCCTGcaagagaggcccactctgtggcacagcgtataAAATTGGAatcgtgtacacctgccagctgatgtaagtaggcaggtagaatttccttcacaagatcATCGGATactgaggacaggaaggctggtacagcgatttgcgttgctgttctaaCTCCGAGGTCCCCAAGTCTTACTGGAAGAgaagcttgtttccactgtaggtcatcaagagagaggttgaggggtttctctaacattgatttcagtaacaggACATGTGcacctagtttttggctactgtaggatggtgaacaccagaaagtaggttaacctggagaGGGAcaggcatctggtgatgaggacgggaagGACTattcatcatgagcatcaatatcctcaatccacccatccatcctgttaaggtcggcgattttcttatcaaggacctcatcgatgactTTCAGCCCCAGGGgttgctcctaggagtgtgctatcTTCAGGTTTAGTTATATGAATATTTGGCAGAACATCCTCTATTCTCCCtatgatgccctggttggaacatattatttcacacttggaaggggttttattatattcaatataatataataaaaatatttaaaataaaccaactggaaacattttattgaaaataaagaaaatcactcggcctattaggcatatcgggcattccatagtaggccgagaagtacgttatggctactaggtacgacaataaATAATCATTATTTGCTCATGAAGCAGAGTTGATGAGGCTTCCTTAAGACTTGTTCATTAAATATTCATATTATTTACTCATGTAGCAGTTGATGAGGCTTCCTTACGACTTGTTCAATAAATAATCATATTATTTACTCATGTAGCAGagttgatgaggggggggggggattaagaaGGCGTTCCACGGCATGCTCTAGCCAAGGCACCGCCGGAATGTTTGTGGTTCAGTGGAATCTTGACTTGAATTTGGTTAAATATGTAATTAGCACTCATAAACTATTGACCAAATGCATATACCACAATCCTCCACTCATTTGTAtgtagaataaataattttctttGCAATCCTTTTCTCGTCTAACTTTTATATTGAAAATTGGGATTCCATTTTacacatattctggagaaaaacaAAATTCTGGTTAACGCTTCGCATCCCACTGAATGTGAGAAGCAGGGATATATTGTATGTATATCTTGGATAACAATAATTTTGGTAGTTTTATTcaataaaatcgtcaaatatataCTACGACGAAACATTTGAACCATGATGACTTCTTCATCTTATAATCCACGGGAACATGAGGTGTCACATTATATGGTGATATAGAGGCGATCGTTACCGGTGTAGAGAACGCATTATATATTGGTTCCCCCCATCCCAGATGTCGGCCTCCCTCTTCTGAGGTGTTGAACTAGCTTTCCTACGGGATGCCAACACCCCACTCAATAGAGTTCCATACAGAATCACCATGGAAGTAGTACTTGACTGGAACATTGCAGCAGCCTCTGAGAGAGGTATACTGGATAGTAATGGGAGCACTGCCTGACGCGTCTCTTTGTGACAACCATTGCTGCTGACCAACCACTGATCCGTTGCCTACTCTGTAAACAGAAAAATAAATATTAACAATTCAATGCAGAAAagataattaaaaataaaatgacTAACAATACCAATTATGTTCTCTATCTAGCCGGAAAGTTAATGTGTTAAAAAATCCGAGTACGTTTTATACATTTTTGTATCTGAATTGTATATTTTTTTAGTGTTTTTTTATTCATATGTATAATCATCGTATTTTTCAATCATCATCATCTCCTCTGTGTATTTTGTCGCGTGGCTGTGAATGCACTCGATGAGTTGCCTGTTGCAGATGTTGTAGCTGCATACCTGCATGATGTAGATATAGCAGTTGcagagttgcatgttgtagcTGCAGAGTTGAATGTTGTAGCTGTAGAGTTGCATGTTATAGATGATGTAGCTGcagagttgcatgttgtagcTGTAGAGTTGCATGTTATAGATGTTGTAGCTGCAGAGTTGCATGTTGTATATGTTGTAGCTGTAGAGTTGCAtgttattgatgttgtagctgcaGAGTTCCATGTTATAGATGTTGTAGCTGCAGAGTTGCATGTTGTATATGTTGTAGCTGTAGAGTTGCAtgttattgatgttgtagctgcagagttgcatgttattgatgttgtagctgtaGAGTTGCATGTGATAGATTTTGTAGCTGCACAGTTGCATGTTTTAGATGTTGAAGCTGTAGAGTTGCATGTTGTAGCTGCAGAATTGCATGTTGTAGCTATAGAGTTGCATGTTATAGATGTTGAAGCTGTAGAGATGCATGTTGTAGATGATGTAGCTGTAGAGTTGCATGGTGGAGCTGCAGAATTGCATGATGTAGCTGCAGAGTTATATGTTGTAGATGTTTTAGTTGTAAAGTTGCATGCTGTAGAAGTTGTAGTTGCAAAGTTGCATGTTGTAGATGTTGTAGCTGCAGAGTTGCATGTTGTAGATGTTGTAGCTAAAAAGTTGCATGTTGTAGATGTTGTAGTTGCAAAGTTGCATGTTGAAGTGGCAGAGATGCATGTTGTAGCTGTAGAGTTGCATGTTGTAGCTGCAGAGTTGCATGGTGTAGCTGCAGCGTTGCATGGTGTAGCTGCAGAGTTGCATGGTGTAGCTGCAGAGTTGCAAGTTGTAGCGGcagagttgcatgttgtagcGGCAGAGTTGCAAGTTGTAGCTGCAGCGTTGCATGGTGTAGCTGcagagttgcatgttgtagcTGCAGAGTTGTATGTTGTAGCGGCAGAGTTGCATGATGTAGCTGCAGAGTTGCAAGTTGTAGCTGCAGAGTTGCAAGTTGTAGCTGcagagttgcatgttgtagcTGCAGAGTTGTATGTTGTAGCGGCAGAGTTGTATGTTGTAGCGGCAGAGTTGTATGTTGTAGCGGcagagttgcatgttgtagctgcagagttgcatgttgtagctgcagagttgcatgttgtagctgcagagttgcatgttgtagctgcagagttgcatgttgtagctgcagagttgcatgttgtagcTGCAGAGTTGTATGTTGTAGCTGCAGAGTTGTATGTTGTAGCTGCAGAGTTGTATGTTGTAGCTGCAGAGTTGTATGTTGTAGCGGCAGAGTTGTATGTTGTAGCGGcagagttgcatgttgtagcggcagagttgcatgttgtagcggcagagttgcatgttgtagctgcagagttgcatgttgtagcggcagagttgcatgttgtagcGGCAGAGTTGTATGTTGTAGCGGCAGAGTTGTATGTTGTAGCGGcagagttgcatgttgtagctgcagagttgcatgttgtagctgcagagttgcatgttgtagcgacagagttgcatgttgtagctgcagagttgcatgttgtagctgcagagttgcatgttgtagctgcagagttgcatgttgtagctgcagagttgcatgttgtagctgcagagttgcatgttgtagctgcagagttgcatgttgtagctgcagagttgcatgttgtagctgcagagttgcatgttgtagcTGCAGAGGTGCATGATGTAGCTGCAGAGTTGCATGATGTAGCTGCAGAGTTGCATGATGTAGCTGCAGAGTTGCGTGTTGTAGCTGCAGAGTTGCGTGTTGTAGTGGCAGAGTTGCGTGTTGTAGTGGCAGAGTTGCGTGTTGTAGTGGCAGAGTTGCGTGTTGTAGTGGCAGAGTTGCGTGTTGTAGTGGCAGAGTTGCGTGTTGTAGCGGcagagttgcatgttgtagcggcagagttgcatgttgtaactgtagagttgcatgttgtagcagcagagttgcatgttgtaactgtagagttgcatgttgtagcagcagagttgcatgttgtagcagcagagttgcatgttgtagcTGCAGAGGTGTATGTTGTAGCTGCAGAGTTGCATGTTTTAGCTGTAGAGTTGCATGTTATAGATGATGTAGCTGcagagttgcatgttgtagcTGTAGAGTTGCATGTTATAGATGTTGTAGCTGCAGAGTTGCATGTTGTATATGTTGTAGCTGTAGAGTTGCAtgttattgatgttgtagctgcaGAGTTCCATGTTATAGATGTTGTAGCTGCAGAGTTGCATGTTGTATATGTTGTAGCTGTAGAGTTGCAtgttattgatgttgtagctgcagagttgcatgttattgatgttgtagctgtaGAGTTGCATGTGATAGATTTTGTAGCTGCACAGTTGCATGTTTTAGATGTTGAAGCTGTAGAGTTGCATGTTGTAGCTGCAGAATTGCATGTTGTAGCTATAGAGTTGCATGTTATAGATGTTGAAGCTGTAGAGATGCATGTTGTAGATGATGTAGCTGTAGAGTTGCATGGTGGAGCTGCAGAATTGCATGATGTAGCTGCAGAGTTATATGTTGTAGATGTTTTAGTTGTAAAGTTGCATGCTGTAGAAGTTGTAGTTGCAAAGTTGCATGTTGTAGATGTTGTAGCTGCAGAGTTGCATGTTGTAGATGTTGTAGCTAAAAAGTTGCATGTTGTAGATGTTGTAGTTGCAAAGTTGCATGTTGAAGTGGCAGAGATGCATGTTGTAGCTGcagagttgcatgttgtagcTGCAGAGTTGCATGGTGTAGCTGCAGCGTTGCATGGTGTAGCTGCAGAGTTGCATGGTGTAGCTGCAGAGTTGCAAGTTGTAGCGGcagagttgcatgttgtagcGGCAGAGTTGCAAGTTGTAGCTGCAGCGTTGCATGGTGTAGCTGcagagttgcatgttgtagcTGCAGAGTTGTATGTTGTAGCGGCAGAGTTGCATGGTGTAGCTGCAGAGTTGCAAGTTGTAGCTGCAGAGTTGCAAGTTGTAGCTGCAGAGTTGCAAGTTGTAGCTGcagagttgcatgttgtagcTGCAGAGTTGTATGTTGTAGCGGCAGAGTTGTATGTTGTAGCGGCAGAGTTGTATGTTGTAGCGGcagagttgcatgttgtagctgcagagttgcatgttgtagctgcagagttgcatgttgtagctgcagagttgcatgttgtagctgcagagttgcatgttgtagctgcagagttgcatgttgtagctgcagagttgcatgttgtagcTGCAGAGTTGTATGTTGTAGCTGCAGAGTTGTATGTTGTAGCTGCAGAGTTGTATGTTGTAGCGGCAGAGTTGTATGTTGTAGCGGCAGAGTTGTATGTTGTAGCGGcagagttgcatgttgtagcggcagagttgcatgttgtagcggcagagttgcatgttgtagctgcagagttgcatgttgtagcGGCAGAGTTGTATGTTGTAGCGGCAGAGTTGTATGTTGTAGCTGcagagttgcatgttgtagctgcagagttgcatgttgtagcgacagagttgcatgttgtagctgcagagttgcatgttgtagctgcagagttgcatgttgtagctgcagagttgcatgttgtagctgcagagttgcatgttgtagctgcagagttgcatgttgtagctgcagagttgcatgttgtagctgcagagttgcatgttgtagcTGCAGAGTTGTATGTTGTAGCTGCAGAGTTGTATGTTGTAGCTGCAGAGTTGTATGTTGTAGCGGCAGAGTTGTATGTTGTAGCGGCAGAGTTGTATGTTGTAGCGGcagagttgcatgttgtagcggcagagttgcatgttgtagcggcagagttgcatgttgtagctgcagagttgcatgttgtagcGGCAGAGTTGTATGTTGTAGCGGCAGAGTTGTATGTTGTAGCTGcagagttgcatgttgtagctgcagagttgcatgttgtagcgacagagttgcatgttgtagctgcagagttgcatgttgtagctgcagagttgcatgttgtagctgcagagttgcatgttgtagctgcagagttgcatgttgtagctgcagagttgcatgttgtagctgcagagttgcatgttgtagctgcagagttgcatgttgtagcTGCAGAGTTGCATGATGTAGCTGCAGAGTTGCATGATGTAGCTGCAGAGTTGCATGATGTAGCTGCAGAGTTGCATGATGTAGCTGCAGAGTTGCGTGTTGTAGCTGCAGAGTTGCGTGTTGTAGTGGCAGAGTTGCGTGTTGTAGTGGCAGAGTTGCGTGTTGTAGTGGCAGAGTTGCGTGTTGTAGTGGCAGAGTTGCGTGTTGTAGTGGcagagttgcatgttgtagcggcagagttgcatgttgtaactgtagagttgcatgttgtagcagcagagttgcatgttgtaactgtagagttgcatgttgtagcagcagagttgcatgttgtagcagcagagttgcatgttgtagctgcagagttgtatgttgtagctgcagagttgcatgttttagctgcagagttgcatgttgtagctgtagagttgcatgttgtagctgtagagttgcatgttgtagcagcagagttgcatgttgtagcagcagagttgcatgttgtaactgtagagttgcatgttgtagcagcagagttgcatgttgtaactgtagagttgcatgttgtagcagcagagttgcatgttgtagcTGCAGAATTGCATGTTGTAGCATCAGAGTTGAATGTTGTATCTGCAGAGTTGCATGTTGGAGCGAcagagttgcatgttgtagcgacagagttgcatgttgtagcgacagagttgcatgttgtagcgacagagttgcatgttgtagcgacagagttgcatgttgtagcgacagagttgcatgttgtagcTGCAGAGTTGCATGTTGCAGCTGCAGAGTTGCATGTTGTATCTGCAGAGTTGAATGTTGTATCTGCAGAGTTGAATGTTGTATCTGCAGAGTTGCATGTTTTATCTGCAGAGTTGCATGTTGTATCTGCAGAGTTGCATGTTGGAGCGAcagagttgcatgttgtagctgcagagttgcatgttgtagcGGCAGAGTTGCATGTTGGAGCGACAGATTTGCATGTTGTAGCTGcagagttgcatgttgtagcGGCAGAGTTGCATGTTGGAGCGAcagagttgcatgttgtagctgcagagttgcatgttgtagcGGCAGAGTTGCATGTTGGAGCGACAGATTTGCATGTTGTAGCTGcagagttgcatgttgtagcgtcagagttgcatgttgtagctgcagagttgcatgttgtagcTGCAGAGTTGTATGTTGTAGCTGCAGAGATGTATGCTGTAGCTGCAGAGTTGTATGTTACAGATGCTCATAGATAGCATCTATAGATGATATAGAGAGCTACAGAGAAAGTCGTCAAATTTTGTTTCAGCTTTCTCAATATAATGAAGGATACCAGGGAGCTGATAGTCCCCTACAGGCAATTAGATTTAAGACATTACCTTAGTTTTCATCAGATGGTCGAGGCAACTGGACAAGTTTTATAGTATTATTAAGAAACTGTTTGGGTTTGGCAGAATAATATAATTTCAAGTAATATGTAAGGAATTATCAaacgaaggcaccaagccgggaaggctatgtagcaccatcaaaagtTCGGAATAAtcatagggcgctaaatatcacctaggaagtcaatatgagaacagaaacgcacaaaggaaacgatatcaaaagtatccaaatCACCAAGAGTTCTATCGAGGGTCAAGTGACCAGGGGATGGTTAGGAAGCaaaacacgctcgtcctggaaatcaggacattcaacaaggaaatGCACAACTGTaaaagggacaatgcagtttggataaTGAGGAGCAGATCGCTGCTCCATTAAGTATccatgagttaaacgtgtatggtcaatatgtaacctcgccagagccgtttcccaccgctggttacgataataggaggaaggccatgggatcacactactcttaagagtgcACAGTTTGTTACAAGTACCAGAAGACCAACGACCCTGCTAACGGGCAAGgagggaggaatgaataactgggtaaaagtcggaataaggaatatcttttcgggagatgggacaagtgcagatagcttccttagtgacagtgtccgcacgctcatttaaggacactcCAATATGGCTGTGAACCCAGCAAAACTACAATGTCttgaatctactggagataagaaacagcaaaTGTTGAATCCCGACTACTCCCGGATGGaatggattaaaggactccagagccatgaggacaCAGAGTAAACTACAACAaaaaaggaggattgacagcgagaaagcagttgacgaagagcatagagaaaagCATAAAGTTCAACcaggaagatgctagtctccggaggcaggcaacacatataggtgtggtcaggaaaaacaacaaagtAGCCTACACAGTCTGCAGACTTAGAACCATTTGTAAAGATGGGAATTGagcaggagtgtgaagaaaagtgttcaagaaaaagacgtttcagaactgtaggaggggtaaaagctttagtcactTGGGTCAGGGTTAAACTAAACTTAggaaagggggaccctccacggtgaCAAGGACGGAACAACACGAGTAGATATATTGGTAACATTAACTGAAAGAGAATTTTGTAGGCGAGTCAACCATACAGAAAGAGGGaggcaatgaagaggaacagggacCACAGGAGAGGcagaagtcaaagcacgacatcggcgagagtgagggtgttgtaaagCCCGTGTTGTAAGACAGTAGCGATGAAGGCGGTCCTGGAGTGACaagacgccagtttcaacatataaACTGAGGGTAGGGGTCaagcgaaaggcaccagagctgaggcatatCCCAGTATGGTGTGGAGTATCAAGATGGCgcagagtaggagaagcagacgagtaagcagggcatccATAATCCAGTTAGGatagaacgagagaggaatgtaaagagcggAGCGTGCGtctatcagctccccaagaagtatggaacaAGACCTTAAGGACATTTAGGGccatagagcattcaactcggagataAGAAATattgggcgaccaagacaaacgagtgtcaaagattagtcCTAAGAActtagcagaatctttgtacaaaaggggacGATCGTAAAGCAACACAGGGGGAATATCGGACGTAATGATGGAGatgtaagatttccaactctcatgtttagctgtacggatggtcctatgggccaccgcaatagccttccgaaacaaagtaaaagaatcaGCCGGTTGCCGgcgtcggtgtttcttccaggctgcacgcttacagtgggcAGCCCGATGTTACGATATATAGTatcgtgttatttcatcgcataaAGACACGGTTATTTATTAGTAATtcgttcattattacaggaagaacgaggttaacaaccgtggaggtcgttaacggtcagcacggtatggctcatccggtggcgggaatttctgttagccaatcagaaccaccgggcgaggtaacgtgtgctggccggagcaGGTGGAGAAAGAGACATCTACTCCCCGCCATTCAGTCAACATGCTGTCGTCCCTTTCGGATGTTTGACCAACTGACCCAACTGTTCCagtatgctccaccctcaccaaagGAAACGGATGTGAGGACCTAGCAGCATGGTAGACGTCTCTGAGGTCATGGAAGGCACCGCCATTGATAGTTAGAGGCGTTGAGGTAACACACAGTGTCCGAATAGTGATCCTAATTACGGACAAGTGGATGATTTATAAGTGGGAAGAACAATCGGACAAGAGACGACCATTTTATGGTcgcagtgtctctctctctctcactctatatatataactgtacttgtgtacaatgccttaatatatatacatgtaatatattgtatataaggtggttagagatatatccgaatatatccatgatgaagtttttattcaatcttattttcttgtcctttgtcagacctcagcacaaagtgtgtcgcacctgacaataggcccggctgaggctgacacctgatCAGATCAATGTACCCCGTTATAGTACATCGAAACATAGAATAAACACTCAGAATAAACCTAAAGTATATGTGTTGGGTTgtcgacagttcgatcccaacacatatgggggcctgtccgggagtgtTTTGAGCAAGACACACTGTGTACACTTGCAGCACCCGTTGCTAGTCATCTAGGTATCCAGCCAGGTAAAGTTTCATCATGGATCGTGTCCAAGAATTTTTAACAAAAGAGGACCCATTGATTTTGGAGAGCTGTACGAAAGAACAGCTGAAGCAAATCGCCGAACACTATGAAATAGAATTAGTGTCGACTAAAGTGGTCTATATGAGACAGGAACTTGGAAATAAAGTAAGGGCTCGACGCGAAGATGTAGGAGCGGTAGGATTAGATATGAGTGCAAAGGAAAGTGGGGAACAAGATAATGAGGAAGTATCTTCTAATACGTCAAATAGGAGTGGAAGTTTAGAATATGAATTGGAACGTTTGAAACTGGAAGCTCAAATTaatagggaagagagagagttTCAGTTAGAGAAACTGAAATTGGAGCAAGAGAAAGTGCGACTTGAAGGTGAGCAAAAAACGCGTGTAGAATTAGAAAAGGAGAAAACGAAGCAAATGG
It encodes the following:
- the LOC138366541 gene encoding uncharacterized protein; translation: MYGRVLLDVVQRSEKPLGNEEELKEKKWSCIEDAASGMQAAAGLVIIGKYIDRYHLCTDDEAPILLHELKDMLVTLDEFGPLDGIGDAAVDQLTRINVGPEEVSLPITSYEHALLLTSYELALTLTSYELDMILLSDELALLLTSYELDVVAAYLHDVDIAVAELHVVAAELNVVAVELHVIDDVAAELHVVAVELHVIDVVAAELHVVYVVAVELHVIDVVAAEFHVIDVVAAELHVVYVVAVELHVIDVVAAELHVIDVVAVELHVIDFVAAQLHVLDVEAVELHVVAAELHVVAIELHVIDVEAVEMHVVDDVAVELHGGAAELHDVAAELYVVDVLVVKLHAVEVVVAKLHVVDVVAAELHVVDVVAKKLHVVDVVVAKLHVEVAEMHVVAVELHVVAAELHGVAAALHGVAAELHGVAAELQVVAAELHVVAAELQVVAAALHGVAAELHVVAAELYVVAAELHDVAAELQVVAAELQVVAAELHVVAAELYVVAAELYVVAAELYVVAAELHVVAAELHVVAAELHVVAAELHVVAAELHVVAAELHVVAAELYVVAAELYVVAAELYVVAAELYVVAAELYVVAAELHVVAAELHVVAAELHVVAAELHVVAAELHVVAAELYVVAAELYVVAAELHVVAAELHVVAAELHVLHVVAAELHVVAAELHVVAAEVHDVAAELHDVAAELHDVAAELRVVAAELRVVVAELRVVVAELRVVVAELRVVVAELRVVVAELRVVAAELHVVAAELHVVTVELHVVAAELHVVTVELHVVAAELHVVAAELHVVAAEVYVVAAELHVLAVELHVIDDVAAELHVVAVELHVIDVVAAELHVVYVVAVELHVIDVVAAEFHVIDVVAAELHVVYVVAVELHVIDVVAAELHVIDVVAVELHVIDFVAAQLHVLDVEAVELHVVAAELHVVAIELHVIDVEAVEMHVVDDVAVELHGGAAELHDVAAELYVVDVLVVKLHAVEVVVAKLHVVDVVAAELHVVDVVAKKLHVVDVVVAKLHVEVAEMHVVAAELHVVAAELHGVAAALHGVAAELHGVAAELQVVAAELHVVAAELQVVAAALHGVAAELHVVAAELYVVAAELHGVAAELQVVAAELQVVAAELQVVAAELHVVAAELYVVAAELYVVAAELYVVAAELHVVAAELHVVAAELHVVAAELHVVAAELHVVAAELHVVAAELHVVAAELYVVAAELYVVAAELYVVAAELYVVAAELYVVAAELHVVAAELHVVAAELHVVAAELHVVAAELYVVAAELYVVAAELHVVAAELHVVATELHVVAAELHLQSSAELHVVAAELHVVAAELHVVAAELHDVAAELHDVAAELHDVAAELHDVAAELRVVAAELRVVVAELRVVVAELRVVVAELPAELHVVTVELHVVAAELHVVAAELHVVASELNVVSAELHVGATELHVVATELHVVATELHVVATELHVVATELHVVATELHVVAAELHVAAAELHVVSAELNVVSAELNVVSAELHVLSAELHVVSAELHVGATELHVVAAELHVVAAELHVGATDLHVVAAELHVVAAELHVGATELHVVAAELHVVAAELHVGATDLHVVAAELHVVASELHVVAAELHVVAAELYVVAAEMYAVAAELYVTDAHR